In Halorubrum sp. PV6, a single window of DNA contains:
- a CDS encoding IS6 family transposase, with protein sequence MPENDRLNGCLDEIDLEFVEREATPRLLMKLSIQLHLSGLSLSNTVSFLEIFGFDRVRSTVHNWVHKADLQPESSRRPNHVAVDETVIRLDDEQYWLYAAVDPESNDLLHTQLEPTTNNALADRFFAELRDKHDIDDATVLVDGSASLQRACRKHDLDFRYERHGNRNSIERVSREIKRRTISFSNCFSNAEAETADEWLRSFAFAWNQLI encoded by the coding sequence ATGCCCGAAAACGACCGCCTCAACGGCTGTTTAGACGAGATCGACTTAGAGTTTGTGGAGCGAGAAGCAACACCGCGGCTGTTGATGAAGCTCAGTATTCAGCTTCATTTGTCTGGATTATCGCTTTCGAATACTGTTTCATTTCTTGAGATATTCGGTTTTGATCGGGTTCGTTCCACCGTTCATAACTGGGTTCACAAGGCCGATCTACAGCCGGAATCTAGTCGGAGACCGAATCACGTCGCGGTCGATGAGACTGTGATTCGACTTGACGATGAACAATATTGGCTGTACGCTGCTGTCGATCCCGAATCAAACGATCTGCTCCATACACAGCTTGAACCAACGACAAATAACGCTCTGGCAGATCGGTTTTTTGCTGAGCTCCGTGATAAACACGACATAGATGACGCAACAGTTCTCGTAGATGGATCAGCTTCACTTCAGCGAGCCTGTCGCAAACACGACCTCGATTTCAGATACGAACGACATGGAAATCGGAACAGTATCGAACGTGTCTCTCGTGAAATAAAACGTCGAACTATCAGTTTCTCAAACTGTTTTAGCAACGCCGAAGCAGAAACTGCTGACGAGTGGCTCAGATCGTTCGCTTTCGCATGGAATCAGCTTATCTGA
- a CDS encoding glycosyltransferase, whose product MNQVSHPFPSIAVAHWGEHVNGGGDRVAWELSRVFDDAMLYVGYQDESIEPPDIETEKLINGRLSEMALKRGGIARMIAHMLGWQIAEPLRDHDVLVTSGNEPLFYVPPTEQVWIAYIHHTNRRQSDQIHEVDTGTFAPLKLLLYYAIRVAFDHNTHKPDLFLANSEQVKRRMVRYWGIPEEKIDVVYPPVDTNSYSPDDAETADYYLTLSRLDWHKSVDDIVRAFDGLDGKLVVAGDGPERDDLERIASENVEFAGYVSEERKKKMLAGAKAFIFNGQDEDFGISPVEALAAGTPLLGVEEGMTQYQVVDGKTGYVFERDESGHTIRTAVQQFEDTGVDWDASEIASFANRFSVQAFHDQMHEAVDRAVEIAEVTPEWYSEIEVTASNCEYDDTEE is encoded by the coding sequence ATGAACCAAGTCTCCCACCCCTTCCCAAGTATTGCGGTCGCCCACTGGGGAGAACACGTCAACGGTGGTGGCGACCGTGTCGCTTGGGAACTTTCACGAGTGTTTGACGATGCGATGTTATACGTAGGTTACCAAGACGAGAGTATTGAACCTCCAGATATCGAGACAGAGAAGCTTATTAATGGCAGGTTATCGGAAATGGCTCTAAAACGTGGTGGTATCGCGCGAATGATTGCACACATGCTCGGCTGGCAGATCGCCGAACCGCTCCGAGACCATGACGTTCTCGTGACGAGCGGTAACGAGCCGTTGTTCTACGTCCCGCCGACCGAACAGGTCTGGATAGCATATATCCACCACACGAACCGCCGCCAGTCCGACCAGATTCACGAGGTCGACACCGGCACATTTGCGCCTCTAAAGCTTCTCCTATACTACGCGATCCGTGTCGCATTCGACCATAACACGCACAAACCGGACCTCTTTCTCGCCAACTCCGAGCAAGTGAAACGTCGGATGGTCCGATACTGGGGAATTCCCGAAGAAAAAATAGATGTCGTCTACCCACCAGTGGACACCAATTCCTATTCGCCTGACGACGCAGAGACCGCAGATTACTATCTCACGCTCTCTCGGCTCGACTGGCACAAGAGCGTCGACGACATCGTACGCGCGTTCGACGGTCTCGACGGGAAACTCGTCGTCGCTGGCGACGGTCCTGAGCGTGACGACCTCGAACGAATCGCGAGCGAAAATGTCGAATTTGCAGGATACGTTAGTGAGGAACGAAAGAAAAAAATGCTTGCCGGCGCGAAAGCGTTCATTTTCAACGGCCAAGACGAGGACTTCGGTATTTCTCCCGTGGAGGCTCTGGCCGCTGGAACGCCGCTGTTAGGTGTTGAGGAAGGAATGACGCAGTACCAGGTTGTCGACGGAAAAACGGGATATGTATTCGAACGAGACGAGTCGGGGCACACGATTCGCACAGCGGTTCAACAATTTGAGGATACCGGTGTCGACTGGGATGCCTCAGAGATCGCGTCTTTTGCGAATCGCTTCTCTGTCCAGGCGTTTCACGATCAAATGCACGAGGCAGTCGATCGTGCAGTCGAGATTGCGGAAGTGACTCCGGAGTGGTACTCGGAGATCGAAGTTACGGCGTCTAATTGCGAATACGACGACACAGAAGAGTAA
- a CDS encoding IS1595 family transposase, which yields MIPLDVFGSESVAADLLQQVRWRDGVSCPRCRSDRTVRNGSYGQFQRCLCKDCGPTFNDKTGTIFAHSKIALHKWLFSIYAFLRFNTSLRQLQCEIQVTYKTIHRRVERFAEALDVPSLDLRGPVEIDEFYVSAGLKRRERDRWSRSRGLARRGRGTYEQDKPPVFVLVDRGTEQRYVVPAKSADESTVRLLLAARQQEPLTVYTNGFCAYDPLDEDERFDREYVVHGDGEYADETVHVNTCESHASLARRWLSPHRGISKDRLTQYLRAFQLRRELYRKPGRKALKHAVKATL from the coding sequence ATTCCGCTCGATGTGTTTGGGTCGGAATCGGTCGCAGCGGACCTGCTCCAACAGGTTCGCTGGCGTGACGGCGTTTCCTGTCCTCGCTGCCGTTCTGACCGAACGGTCAGAAACGGCAGCTATGGGCAGTTTCAGCGGTGTCTGTGTAAGGATTGCGGCCCCACGTTCAATGATAAAACTGGCACAATCTTCGCTCATTCGAAGATCGCACTCCACAAATGGCTGTTTTCCATCTACGCGTTCTTGCGGTTTAACACGAGTCTCAGGCAGTTACAGTGCGAAATCCAAGTCACCTACAAAACGATCCACAGGCGTGTCGAGCGCTTCGCCGAAGCGCTCGACGTGCCGTCACTCGATCTCCGTGGTCCGGTCGAAATTGACGAGTTCTACGTCTCTGCCGGCTTGAAACGCCGCGAGCGCGACCGTTGGTCGCGCTCTCGCGGCCTCGCACGACGCGGACGCGGAACGTATGAGCAAGACAAACCGCCCGTGTTCGTTCTCGTAGATCGCGGCACCGAGCAGCGCTACGTTGTGCCAGCGAAATCCGCAGACGAATCGACGGTCCGGCTCCTGCTGGCGGCCCGTCAGCAGGAGCCTCTCACGGTCTATACCAACGGATTTTGCGCGTACGATCCGCTTGATGAAGATGAGCGATTCGACCGCGAATACGTCGTTCACGGAGATGGTGAATACGCCGACGAGACGGTCCACGTGAACACCTGCGAGAGCCACGCGTCGCTGGCGCGACGGTGGCTCTCGCCGCATCGAGGCATCTCAAAAGATCGCCTCACACAGTATCTCCGAGCGTTCCAACTCAGACGAGAACTCTACCGCAAACCAGGACGAAAAGCGCTCAAACACGCCGTCAAAGCTACTCTCTGA
- a CDS encoding glycosyltransferase family A protein: MGIRERERERSPEVSVVIPIYNQPQLIEAALNSVAEQSLERYEVVVVDDASNADFKPIVNAYDDRVRLLTHEENRGAAAARNTGIEHANGEYVAFLDADDTWEPTKLEKQREVFENDDELGLVYTGFVQYELDGSEWERYPEARGKIYVDELERDRVHPTSTVMVQRDILAEVGGFDTNLPSRQDYDLWLRITEYYEVDYVDEILVDKREQPDSISKDFDSRIEGDLAVFEKVKKCAADLDFLTRSRIYSYHHHVIGRDYESNGDRWKALKHLGLAIVRYPFRPVSYGMFIIALFGIDRNGPLLMFAKRFIR, from the coding sequence ATGGGCATCCGAGAAAGGGAGAGGGAGCGATCGCCAGAAGTGAGTGTTGTTATACCTATTTACAACCAGCCTCAATTGATCGAGGCTGCACTGAATAGCGTAGCGGAACAAAGTTTGGAGAGATACGAAGTCGTGGTCGTCGACGACGCGTCGAACGCCGACTTCAAGCCGATCGTCAACGCCTACGACGACCGAGTACGCCTCCTTACGCACGAAGAGAACCGAGGCGCTGCTGCCGCCCGAAACACCGGCATTGAGCACGCCAATGGCGAGTACGTGGCCTTTCTTGACGCCGACGATACGTGGGAACCCACTAAACTGGAGAAACAGCGTGAGGTATTCGAAAACGACGACGAGCTCGGCCTTGTCTACACTGGATTTGTCCAGTACGAACTCGACGGTAGCGAGTGGGAACGATATCCTGAAGCGAGAGGTAAGATCTACGTCGACGAACTGGAGCGCGATCGCGTCCATCCCACCTCGACGGTGATGGTTCAACGAGATATACTGGCGGAAGTCGGTGGGTTCGACACCAACCTACCGAGCCGCCAAGACTACGATCTCTGGCTACGCATCACGGAATACTACGAAGTCGATTACGTCGACGAGATTCTCGTCGACAAGCGCGAACAGCCCGACAGCATCTCGAAGGACTTCGACAGCCGAATCGAGGGTGACCTCGCCGTTTTCGAGAAAGTGAAAAAATGCGCGGCCGACCTCGACTTCTTGACCCGTAGCCGTATCTACTCGTATCATCACCACGTCATCGGCCGGGACTACGAATCCAACGGAGACCGCTGGAAGGCTCTGAAACACCTCGGACTCGCTATCGTTCGATATCCATTCCGTCCGGTCTCCTACGGGATGTTCATCATCGCGCTGTTCGGCATTGACAGAAACGGTCCGCTGCTGATGTTCGCTAAGAGATTCATTCGGTGA